The genome window AGCCACCAGCGGATCGTTCGTATGCAGGAACTGCTCCCAGATCTCCTGCTCCGTCGCCCCGGTCGTGATCGCCTGCAGCCGATGCACGATCCGGAACAACAGCGTCCGGAATCGCCGCCGCGGCTCCTCATCGAGAAACCGATACTTGACCTGCAGGAACGTGTTCGCGGCCAGCAGCTGCCGACCGATCTCGAGCTCCACAAACAGCAGCGTCCCGCCATGCCGCTGAGCTCGGACCAGGCTCACAATTCGGCGAAGAACGTGCTTGGCGAGCAGGGCCGTCAGCCGCTCAATGATCGTGGCGTCGGCGTTCTGCGGCAGCCCGTACTGCGAGACATACTCCTGGCGAAGCTGCCGCCTCGCTTCGGAGAAGACGGCGGGAAGCCAGGCCGAGTCGAAGACGTCGAGGTCCGGGCGGAACAGGTGGCCGTGGTTCAGCAGGGCCAGTGTCGTGTTCCCCTGGCAGACGGTCATCTGCCCGGGGCCCTTGACGCACACGACCAGCGCCGGTGGCATCGCAGCGGGGAGCAGCCGTCCGCCGTGCGCCGCCTGAAGCCACCGCGGCCCGGACTGGACCAGGCCCCAGATTGAGAGCTGGCCGCGGTTCCAGTGGACGCCGAGCAGGGACCGGTGAAAGTCGGCCGCGGGCGCAAGCCGCCGCAGCTCGTGCTCGTCAAAGTTGCGGGCCGGAGAGAACATCAGCCGCAGGAGCCCCGTCGGGGGGCTGTCTTCGGCGGAGAGCATGTGCGGCGGGCAGGCCAGCAGCCGGAAGACGAGACGCCGCTGCTCTTCGAAGAGCAGGCTGGTCTGGTAACACGTCGAGAGAATCTGCTCGAGCGTGTCAGCCGACGGCAGGAGATCCCACCCCGCCGCCGAGTCCCATTGCTCGGCGACGAACGTCGCCAGATCACGAGGATAGAAATACGGCATCGCGCAATCGTCCGTGACAGGGAGCAGGGGAGGATTCAGGCCCAGGATTGCGGATCCAGGGGGAGGCGTGTGCTCTCTCCTGGATCCCGTCACCTGAGCCCTGTTTCCTTGGGCCTCTCCTCATGACGCCTTGGCCGCTTCCGGGCGGGTGCAACGGCCGATCTCACGGACCGCCTGCCGCAGCCGCTGCGAGTTCTCGACGATCGCCAGCCGGAGGTAGCCTTCTCCCTCTTCTCCGAAGCCGCGGCCGGGGCTGACCGCCACGCCCCCTTCTTCAAGGAGCTTCATCGCGAAGTCGATCGAGCCCATCTTGGCGAACGGCTCGGGGATCTTCGCCCAGACGAACATCCCGGCCTTCGGGCGGTCGATTTCCCAGCCGAGACGCTCCAGGCCGTCGCACAGGACGTCGCGGCGCTTCTCGTATTCCTGAGCCAGGGCGTCGACCGAGGCGTCGGTGTGCCGCATGGCCACGATCGCCGCGATCTGGATCGCCTGGAAGATGCCGTAGTCGTAGTACCCCTTGATGGTCGCGAGAGCCCGGACCATCTCCTTGTTGCCGCAGCAGAACCCGACCCGCCAGCCTGCCATGCTGTAGCTCTTGCTCATCGTCGTGAACTCGACCCCGACGTCGAGGGCCCCCGGGACCGAGAGGAAGCTCGGGGCCAGGTAGCCGTCATAACAGATGTCGGCGTAGGCGAAGTCGCTCAGGACGAGGAACCCGTACTTCTTGGCGAGCTTCACGAGCTCCACCCAGAAGTCCTTCTCGATGCAGGTGGAGGAAGGATTGTGCGGGAAGTTGGCGATGACCAGCTTCGGCTTCGGGTACAGGTGCTCGCAGGTGTAGGCGATGTTCTGGAGGAACACGTCCGGCTTGCGGACGTCGAGGTGGATCGCGTTCCCGCTCGCCAGGATCACCGCGTAGGTGTGGATCGGGAAGGTCGGAGAGGGGACGATCGCCGTGTCGCCCGGGCCCATGAGGGCCAGGCACATATGGCTGAAGCCCTCCTTCGAGCCGATCGTCGCGATGATCTCGTCGTCCGGGTTGAGCTGGACGCCGTACCGCTTCCAGTACCGCTTGGCGACTTCGACGCGGAGGTTCTTGATCCCGTTGGCGACGGAGTAGCGGTGGTTCTTGGGGTCGGCGAGGGCTTCGGCGAGCTTGTCCTGGACCATCTGGTCCGGCGGATCGGTCGGGTTCCCCATGCCGAGGTCGATGACGTCGATTCCTGCGACGCGCTTCTGGTACTTGACCTTGTTGATCTTGGCGAAGAGGTACGGGGGAAGCCGCTTCATCCGCTCGGCGACGGGAATGCCGAACGGGTTGTCGGCGACGGGGATCTCGTTTTCGTTGCGCATCGGAGTACCTGGTGCCGGCAAGCGATGTCGGGGGCCGGCTTCGACGGGGAACGACAGCGCCTCCTGTGGCGCGGTTCGGCTCTCCCGGTTCGATTGTATGAGTGCCCCGGCGATTCCGCGAGAGCGGGTTTCAGGTCGGGCAGGCATGTCGATCAGGCGCAGGTCGGTCCGGCTGTGGGAGAGCGCAGAAGGGGCGACGCGATCCCGGACGAGAGGGGTTGGGGCGGTCGCCAACCTGACAAGGGGGCTGACTTTTGGGGTGCGTCAGCCGGCCCGGGAGACCGCGTCGGCCGCGGGGGAAGGACGCTGCCCGATCGCACTGTTTCGAATCGTCGTAAGGTCTGAAATTTCAATGACAAAGAGCGGCTTCGCTTCGTTGTGAAGACGGTGCGAAACGAATACAATTTCAGTC of Planctomyces sp. SH-PL14 contains these proteins:
- a CDS encoding aminotransferase class I/II-fold pyridoxal phosphate-dependent enzyme; the protein is MRNENEIPVADNPFGIPVAERMKRLPPYLFAKINKVKYQKRVAGIDVIDLGMGNPTDPPDQMVQDKLAEALADPKNHRYSVANGIKNLRVEVAKRYWKRYGVQLNPDDEIIATIGSKEGFSHMCLALMGPGDTAIVPSPTFPIHTYAVILASGNAIHLDVRKPDVFLQNIAYTCEHLYPKPKLVIANFPHNPSSTCIEKDFWVELVKLAKKYGFLVLSDFAYADICYDGYLAPSFLSVPGALDVGVEFTTMSKSYSMAGWRVGFCCGNKEMVRALATIKGYYDYGIFQAIQIAAIVAMRHTDASVDALAQEYEKRRDVLCDGLERLGWEIDRPKAGMFVWAKIPEPFAKMGSIDFAMKLLEEGGVAVSPGRGFGEEGEGYLRLAIVENSQRLRQAVREIGRCTRPEAAKAS
- a CDS encoding putative sensor domain DACNV-containing protein; the encoded protein is MPYFYPRDLATFVAEQWDSAAGWDLLPSADTLEQILSTCYQTSLLFEEQRRLVFRLLACPPHMLSAEDSPPTGLLRLMFSPARNFDEHELRRLAPAADFHRSLLGVHWNRGQLSIWGLVQSGPRWLQAAHGGRLLPAAMPPALVVCVKGPGQMTVCQGNTTLALLNHGHLFRPDLDVFDSAWLPAVFSEARRQLRQEYVSQYGLPQNADATIIERLTALLAKHVLRRIVSLVRAQRHGGTLLFVELEIGRQLLAANTFLQVKYRFLDEEPRRRFRTLLFRIVHRLQAITTGATEQEIWEQFLHTNDPLVAQLDEAIFEVAHMVASLAGVDGAVLMTKRFEILGFGAEISGSLPEVETIRICEDPEGANSRPARTDGVGTRHRSAFRFCQKFPSALAVVISQDGNIRFAATKDDAVHCWDQVSSSFLDI